A single window of Lutzomyia longipalpis isolate SR_M1_2022 chromosome 1, ASM2433408v1 DNA harbors:
- the LOC129786225 gene encoding peptidyl-prolyl cis-trans isomerase D gives MGLKKPLPGNPLVFLDIRINEERVGRMVIELRRDVVPKTAENFRLLCRGEIKGTSGKVLTYKGTKFRKVQRIFMAQGGDVGESIYGPTFEDENFILQHDEGAVSMANYGTPNTNSSQFFITAINCSHLDGTNVVVGYVLRGLGILGEMEKFTTDEGTPTADIVIENCGEIYEGMDWGFCDNDATNDKLPPYPLDWDDSVLEFNIEQMVSILTRIRNAGNYHFKNGNNVEAIRRYNKAIRYYQFFSNSTTLSAPDRCQLEKANAINCVNIAAVHMKSNNFVETIQVCSEALKLHPTNSKALFRRGQAEIELKNYENAISDLKRAYNLVPESKVILDEFNRAKQFLMEYRDKEKKSFQKMFKA, from the exons ATGGGCCTAAAGAAACCCCTTCCTGGGAATCCACTTGTTTTCCTGGACATCCGTATAAATGAGGAAAGAG TGGGACGAATGGTCATTGAGCTACGGAGGGATGTGGTTCCCAAAACAGCTGAGAACTTCCGTCTCCTGTGCAGGGGTGAGATTAAAGGTACATCCGGGAAGGTGTTGACGTATAAAGGAACGAAATTCCGTAAAGTTCAGCGGATTTTCATGGCACAAGGTGGTGATGTGGGTGAAAGTATCTATGGACCAACGTTTGAGGATGAGAACTTTATTCTCCAG CATGACGAGGGAGCTGTATCAATGGCAAATTACGGAACACCAAACACCAACAGCTCGCAGTTCTTCATCACAGCTATCAATTGTTCCCATCTGGATGGGACAAATGTCGTCGTGGGCTACGTTCTCCGGGGTCTGGGTATTCTGGGTGAAATGGAGAAGTTCACAACGGACGAAGGTACCCCAACGGCGGATATTGTGATTGAGAATTGCGGAGAAATCTACGAGGGCATGGATTGGGGCTTCTGTGACAACGATGCAACAAATGACAAACTTCCACCGTATCCCCTGGACTGGGATGATTCAGTGTTGGAGTTCAATATCGAGCAAATGGTGAGTATTCTTACGAGAATAAGAAATGCGGGCAACTACCACTTCAAGAATGGAAACAATGTCGAAGCGATAAGGCGATACAACAAGGCCATTCGATACTATCAGTTCTTTAGCAATTCCACCACCCTAAGTGCACCTGATCGGTGTCAACTGGAGAAGGCCAATGCCATTAATTGCGTCAACATCGCTGCCGTCCACatgaaatcaaataatttcgtTGAAACAATCCAGGTATGCAGTGAGGCACTCAAGTTGCACCCAACCAATTCCAAGGCCCTCTTTCGCCGAGGCCAGGCTGAAATTGAACTTAAGAACTACGAAAATGCCATTAGTGACCTAAAGCGTGCCTACAATCTCGTACCCGAATCCAAAGTTATCCTTGACGAATTCAATCGGGCCAAACAATTTCTCATGGAGTACCGCgacaaggagaaaaaatccttCCAGAAGATGTTCAAGGCATAG